The Xenopus laevis strain J_2021 chromosome 5L, Xenopus_laevis_v10.1, whole genome shotgun sequence genome has a segment encoding these proteins:
- the LOC108706197 gene encoding histone H1B-like — protein sequence MAATTETAPVAPPAEPAAVKKTKKQQPKKVVGGAKAKKPSGPSASELIVKAVSASKERSGVSLAALKKALAAGGYDVDKNNSRLKLALKALVTKGTLTQVKGSGASGSFKLNKKQPETKEKAAKKKPAAPKAKKTAAGAKKAPKSPKKPKKVSAAAKSPKKVKKPAKAAKSPKKPKAVKAKKVAKSPAKKATKPKAAKSPAKAKVAKPKAAKAKKPAPKK from the coding sequence ATGGCAGCTACAACTGAAACCGCTCCTGTCGCTCCACCGGCAGAACCAGCCGCTGTCAAGAAGACAAAGAAGCAGCAGCCGAAGAAAGTAGTGGGAGGCGCAAAAGCCAAGAAACCCTCCGGGCCCAGCGCGTCTGAACTGATCGTCAAAGCCGTGTCCGCCTCTAAGGAGCGCAGCGGGGTGTCCCTGGCCGCTCTCAAGAAGGCTCTGGCTGCCGGAGGATACGATGTGGACAAGAACAACAGTCGACTCAAGCTGGCTCTCAAGGCCTTGGTCACTAAAGGGACTCTGACCCAAGTCAAAGGGAGCGGAGCCTCCGGATCCTTCAAACTCAATAAGAAGCAACCGGAGACCAAGGAAAAGGCGGCCAAGAAGAAGCCAGCGGCGCCCAAAGCCAAGAAAACCGCAGCCGGGGCAAAGAAGGCGCCCAAGTCCCCGAAAAAGCCCAAGAAGGTCTCGGCAGCAGCAAAGAGCCCCAAGAAGGTGAAGAAACCGGCAAAGGCCGCCAAAAGCCCCAAGAAACCGAAGGCTGTTAAAGCCAAGAAGGTGGCCAAGAGTCCCGCTAAAAAGGCCACCAAGCCAAAAGCTGCCAAGAGCCCAGCAAAGGCCAAAGTCGCCAAACCCAAAGCGGCTAAAGCCAAGAAGCCTGCGCCTAAGAAGTAA
- the LOC121393613 gene encoding histone H3 — MARTKQTARKSTGGKAPRKQLATKAARKSAPATGGVKKPHRYRPGTVALREIRRYQKSTELLIRKLPFQRLVREIAQDFKTDLRFQSSAVMALQEASEAYLVGLFEDTNLCAIHAKRVTIMPKDIQLARRIRGERA, encoded by the coding sequence ATGGCTCGTACTAAACAGACCGCCCGCAAGTCCACCGGAGGGAAGGCTCCTCGCAAACAGTTGGCCACTAAGGCAGCCAGGAAGAGCGCTCCGGCCACTGGAGGTGTCAAGAAGCCACATCGTTACCGCCCAGGTACTGTCGCTCTCCGAGAAATCCGACGTTACCAGAAATCCACTGAGCTGCTGATTCGCAAGTTGCCTTTCCAGCGCCTGGTTCGTGAGATCGCTCAGGATTTCAAGACTGACCTGCGTTTCCAGAGCTCGGCCGTCATGGCTCTGCAGGAGGCCAGCGAGGCTTATCTGGTTGGCTTGTTTGAGGACACCAATCTGTGCGCCATCCATGCCAAGAGGGTCACCATCATGCCCAAGGATATCCAGTTGGCCCGCAGGATCCGAGGCGAGAGAGCTTAG